The Streptomyces kanamyceticus genome window below encodes:
- a CDS encoding DUF2530 domain-containing protein, with product MAKWTPTHEAPEPLEGPVVATITGGTIIWFVLFLAQLPFYGWFDDRDATWWVWTCLAGAGLGLIGIWYVRGRDAAIKRAAESTASTESNGPKVTETR from the coding sequence ATGGCGAAGTGGACCCCAACGCACGAGGCGCCGGAGCCCCTGGAGGGGCCCGTGGTCGCCACCATCACCGGTGGCACGATCATCTGGTTCGTCCTCTTCCTGGCCCAGCTCCCCTTCTACGGCTGGTTCGACGACCGCGACGCGACCTGGTGGGTGTGGACCTGCCTGGCCGGAGCGGGCCTCGGCCTGATCGGCATCTGGTACGTGCGCGGCAGGGACGCCGCGATCAAGCGGGCCGCGGAAAGCACGGCGAGCACGGAAAGCAACGGGCCGAAGGTCACAGAGACGCGGTAG
- a CDS encoding NCS2 family permease encodes MSPSASAPVDAKTPPPKPPRGGLDGYFKITERGSTLAREVRGGLATFFAMAYIIVLNPIILGSAKDMYGHQLDNKQLVTATVLTAAFTTLLMGVIGNVPIALAAGLGVNTVVALQLAPRMSWPDAMGMVVLAGFVVMLLVATGLRERVMSAVPLGLRKGIAIGIGLFIMLIGLVDSGFVSRIPDAAHTTVPLQLGGDGHLNGWPVLIFVLGVLLTLALLVRKVPGAILISIVVMTVVAMIINAVADIPSWGLTTPEWPGNPVSTPDFGLVGEISLFGGFEKVGVLTGVLFVFTVLLSCFFDAMGTIMGIGDEAKLTDANGNMPGINKVLFVDGIAVAAGGASSASATTCFVESTAGVGEGARTGLANVVTGGLFAVALFLTPIATMVPSQAATPALLAVGFLILSGSIRAIDWSDYTIAIPAFVTMLMMPFTYSITNGIGMGFVTFTVLRVAAGRAREVPVAMYVVSAVFAFYYLMPALGLT; translated from the coding sequence ATGTCTCCCTCGGCCAGCGCCCCGGTCGACGCCAAAACGCCGCCCCCGAAGCCCCCGCGGGGCGGTCTCGACGGGTACTTCAAGATCACGGAGCGGGGCTCCACCCTGGCCAGGGAGGTCCGCGGCGGCCTCGCCACCTTCTTCGCGATGGCCTACATCATCGTGCTGAACCCGATCATCCTGGGCAGCGCGAAGGACATGTACGGGCATCAGCTCGACAACAAGCAGCTGGTCACCGCGACCGTGCTGACCGCCGCCTTCACCACGCTCCTGATGGGCGTCATCGGCAACGTGCCGATCGCGCTCGCCGCCGGCCTCGGCGTGAACACCGTGGTCGCCCTCCAGCTCGCGCCGCGCATGTCGTGGCCCGACGCCATGGGCATGGTCGTGCTCGCGGGCTTCGTCGTGATGCTGCTCGTCGCGACCGGGCTGCGCGAACGCGTGATGAGCGCCGTGCCGCTCGGCCTGCGCAAGGGCATCGCGATCGGCATCGGCCTCTTCATCATGCTGATCGGCCTCGTCGACTCCGGTTTCGTCTCGCGCATCCCGGACGCCGCGCACACCACGGTGCCGCTGCAGCTCGGCGGCGACGGCCACCTCAACGGCTGGCCCGTCCTGATCTTCGTGCTCGGCGTGCTGCTCACCCTGGCGCTGCTCGTGCGCAAGGTGCCCGGCGCCATCCTCATCAGCATCGTCGTCATGACGGTCGTCGCCATGATCATCAACGCGGTCGCGGACATCCCCTCCTGGGGCCTGACCACCCCGGAGTGGCCGGGCAACCCCGTCTCGACGCCGGACTTCGGGCTCGTCGGCGAGATCAGCCTGTTCGGCGGCTTCGAGAAGGTCGGCGTCCTGACCGGTGTCCTCTTCGTCTTCACCGTGCTGCTCTCGTGCTTCTTCGACGCGATGGGCACGATCATGGGCATCGGCGACGAGGCCAAGCTGACCGACGCCAACGGCAACATGCCCGGCATCAACAAGGTGCTCTTCGTCGACGGCATCGCCGTCGCCGCCGGTGGTGCCTCGTCCGCCTCGGCCACCACCTGCTTCGTGGAGTCCACCGCGGGCGTCGGCGAAGGGGCCCGCACGGGCCTCGCGAACGTCGTCACCGGCGGGCTCTTCGCCGTCGCGCTGTTCCTCACGCCCATCGCCACGATGGTTCCCTCGCAGGCGGCCACTCCCGCGTTGCTCGCGGTGGGCTTCCTGATCCTGTCCGGGTCGATCCGGGCCATCGACTGGAGCGACTACACGATCGCGATCCCCGCGTTCGTGACGATGCTGATGATGCCGTTCACGTACTCGATCACCAATGGCATCGGGATGGGCTTCGTCACGTTCACCGTTCTGCGGGTGGCGGCGGGGCGGGCCCGTGAGGTGCCCGTTGCCATGTACGTGGTGTCTGCGGTGTTCGCGTTCTACTACCTGATGCCCGCGCTTGGTCTTACGTAG
- a CDS encoding MarR family winged helix-turn-helix transcriptional regulator yields the protein MPDLSHGDDAVAVNALRSAVMRLSRRLKHQRVDESLSPTEMSVLGTLARCGSATPGELARKEHVQPPSMTRIVALLEAKGLVRLEPHPEDRRQKVVTQTETAEAMLEESRRKRNAWLAGLAEHLDEDEWERLRAAAPVLEKLAHL from the coding sequence ATGCCGGACCTCTCCCATGGTGACGATGCCGTCGCCGTGAACGCCCTGCGCTCCGCCGTGATGCGCCTGTCCCGTCGACTCAAGCACCAGCGTGTCGACGAGTCGCTGAGCCCCACCGAGATGTCGGTGCTCGGCACCCTTGCCCGCTGCGGCAGCGCCACTCCGGGCGAGCTCGCCCGCAAGGAGCACGTGCAGCCGCCTTCGATGACCCGCATCGTCGCCCTGCTCGAAGCCAAGGGCCTGGTCCGGCTCGAGCCGCACCCCGAGGACCGCCGCCAGAAGGTGGTGACCCAGACGGAGACCGCCGAGGCCATGCTCGAGGAGAGCCGCCGCAAGCGGAACGCCTGGCTCGCCGGTCTCGCCGAGCACCTCGACGAGGACGAGTGGGAGCGGCTGCGCGCCGCCGCCCCGGTCCTGGAAAAGCTCGCGCACTTGTAA
- a CDS encoding MFS transporter, whose product MSTGSGADSAPAPTALDSPARHPTTAPQGACSAGAAPDGPRKPSMFSSLKIRNYRLFASGAVVSNTGTWMARITQDWLVLSLTGSSAAVGITTAMQFLPMLLFGLYGGVIADRFAKRKLLFCTQGAMSISGLFLAALTLSGNVQVWHVYAAAFFTGLVTVVDNPTRQSFVSEMVGPDQVRNAVSLNSANFQSARLVGPAVASGLTAAVGPGWAFLANGLSFLAPLTGLMLMRTSELHHTPRKPRGKGQLKEGLNYVSKHPELIWPIVLVGFIGTFGFNFPIWMSAFADDVFHGGVGMYGLFNTLMAVGSLAGALLAARRGTSRLRLLAGAAIAFGVLQIVAAFAPELWMFVALIVPIGILGLTVNVTANSSVQMATDPEMRGRVMSLFMMVFTGGTPLGGPLFGWLADAYGVRVSMAIGGLVCALAAAGVGLMLARAANLRLKVDLRRGRQHLQFVPRERELATAA is encoded by the coding sequence TTGAGTACGGGATCCGGAGCAGACTCCGCCCCCGCACCAACCGCCCTCGACTCGCCCGCCCGTCACCCGACCACCGCCCCTCAAGGAGCCTGCTCCGCAGGCGCAGCACCTGATGGCCCCCGTAAGCCCTCGATGTTCAGCTCGCTGAAGATCCGCAACTACCGGCTCTTCGCGTCCGGTGCCGTCGTCTCCAACACCGGCACCTGGATGGCCCGCATCACCCAGGACTGGCTCGTGCTCAGCCTCACGGGCTCCTCCGCGGCCGTCGGCATCACCACGGCCATGCAGTTCCTGCCGATGCTGCTCTTCGGCCTGTACGGCGGCGTGATCGCCGACCGGTTCGCCAAGCGGAAGCTGCTCTTCTGCACCCAGGGCGCGATGAGCATCAGCGGCCTCTTCCTCGCCGCCCTCACGCTCAGCGGCAACGTCCAGGTCTGGCACGTCTACGCGGCGGCCTTCTTCACCGGCCTCGTCACCGTCGTCGACAACCCGACCCGGCAGTCCTTCGTGTCCGAGATGGTCGGCCCCGACCAGGTCCGCAACGCCGTCTCGCTGAACTCCGCCAACTTCCAGTCCGCGCGCCTCGTCGGCCCCGCCGTGGCCAGTGGTCTCACCGCTGCCGTCGGGCCCGGCTGGGCGTTCCTGGCCAACGGCCTCTCGTTCCTGGCGCCGCTGACCGGACTGATGCTGATGCGCACCTCCGAGCTGCACCACACCCCGCGCAAGCCGCGCGGCAAGGGACAGCTGAAGGAGGGGCTCAACTACGTCTCCAAGCACCCCGAGCTGATCTGGCCGATCGTCCTCGTCGGCTTCATCGGCACCTTCGGGTTCAACTTCCCGATCTGGATGAGCGCCTTCGCGGACGACGTCTTCCACGGCGGCGTGGGGATGTACGGGCTGTTCAACACCCTGATGGCGGTCGGCTCGCTGGCCGGTGCGCTGCTCGCGGCCCGCCGCGGCACCTCGCGCCTGCGGCTGCTCGCCGGGGCCGCGATCGCCTTCGGCGTGCTGCAGATCGTGGCCGCGTTCGCGCCCGAGCTGTGGATGTTCGTCGCGCTGATCGTGCCGATCGGCATCCTCGGCCTGACGGTGAACGTCACCGCCAACTCCTCGGTCCAGATGGCCACGGACCCGGAGATGCGCGGCCGCGTGATGTCCCTCTTCATGATGGTCTTCACCGGCGGTACGCCGCTCGGCGGCCCGCTCTTCGGCTGGCTCGCCGACGCCTACGGGGTCCGGGTCAGCATGGCCATCGGCGGCCTCGTCTGCGCGCTCGCCGCGGCCGGTGTCGGCCTGATGCTGGCGCGCGCCGCGAACCTGCGCCTCAAGGTGGACCTGCGGCGCGGCCGCCAGCACCTGCAGTTCGTGCCGAGGGAGCGGGAGCTGGCGACCGCGGCGTGA
- a CDS encoding GNAT family N-acetyltransferase has product MSDMEPIRIRKGGADDIPAIIALFDGAVEWLVARGRTGQWGTKPWSTNPNAVAMVEKYVTTGDPWIAEIDGTVVGTLTLTEGPGGDIIPKADEPERYVHLLAADHGRYAGRGVGRALLAHAARETRAQGVSLLRVDCYRGEDRALVAYYESNGFTATEPFTGPDGSWPGQVLAQRV; this is encoded by the coding sequence ATGAGTGACATGGAGCCCATAAGGATCAGGAAGGGCGGGGCCGACGACATCCCCGCGATCATCGCTCTCTTCGACGGCGCCGTGGAGTGGCTCGTCGCCCGGGGCCGCACCGGGCAGTGGGGCACCAAGCCCTGGTCCACCAACCCGAACGCCGTCGCGATGGTCGAGAAGTACGTGACGACGGGAGATCCCTGGATAGCCGAGATCGACGGCACCGTGGTGGGCACGCTCACGCTGACCGAAGGGCCCGGCGGCGACATCATCCCGAAGGCCGACGAGCCCGAGCGGTACGTCCACCTGCTCGCCGCCGATCACGGCAGGTACGCGGGCCGCGGCGTGGGCCGCGCGCTCCTCGCGCACGCGGCGCGGGAGACCCGCGCGCAGGGCGTCTCCCTGCTGCGGGTCGACTGCTACCGGGGCGAGGACCGGGCGCTCGTCGCGTACTACGAGAGCAACGGCTTCACCGCCACCGAGCCCTTCACGGGCCCCGACGGCAGCTGGCCGGGACAGGTGCTCGCGCAGCGCGTCTGA
- the thpR gene encoding RNA 2',3'-cyclic phosphodiesterase has product MRLFAAVLPPDSATSELALAADKLKELPGAERLRWTGRSGWHFTLAFLGEVPDEAVPDLSARLERAAHRTPSFPLALRGGGHFGERALWAGAAGDVAALRLLAARADAAARKAGIATEGHRHYRPHLTLARAKGETDLTPYVDALGPFDGATWTVAELTLVRSNLPVSGVAGERPRYEAVGRWALGGGAGSPGGAG; this is encoded by the coding sequence ATGAGACTCTTCGCCGCGGTCCTGCCGCCGGACTCCGCGACCTCTGAACTTGCCCTCGCCGCCGACAAGTTGAAGGAGCTGCCCGGCGCGGAGCGGCTGCGCTGGACCGGGCGGTCCGGGTGGCACTTCACGCTCGCCTTCCTGGGGGAGGTGCCGGACGAGGCGGTGCCCGACCTCTCCGCCCGCCTGGAGCGGGCCGCGCACCGCACACCTTCCTTCCCGCTCGCGCTGCGCGGCGGCGGGCACTTCGGGGAGCGGGCGCTGTGGGCGGGCGCCGCGGGCGACGTGGCCGCACTGCGCCTGCTCGCCGCGCGCGCGGACGCGGCGGCGCGCAAGGCGGGCATCGCGACGGAGGGACACCGGCACTACCGCCCGCATCTGACACTGGCGCGCGCCAAGGGGGAGACGGACCTCACGCCGTACGTCGACGCGCTCGGCCCCTTCGACGGCGCGACCTGGACGGTGGCCGAGCTGACTCTCGTACGCAGCAATCTGCCCGTGAGCGGGGTGGCAGGGGAGCGGCCGCGCTACGAGGCGGTCGGGCGCTGGGCACTGGGAGGCGGCGCGGGGTCGCCGGGCGGCGCCGGTTAA
- a CDS encoding aldo/keto reductase — protein sequence MKYTQLGRTGLKVSRVTLGTMNFGPLTDEPESHSLMDAALDAGVNYFDTANVYGQSAGKGRTEEIIGTWFARGGERRDKVVLATKVYGNMSAEGEAVWPNHDRLSAVSIRRAVEASLKRLGTDYIDIYQFHHIDRNTPFDEIWQAVDVLVQQGKILYAGSSNFPGYKIAQANETARRRGSYGLVSEQCLYNLAARDAEMEVIPAAEEYGIGVIPWSPLHGGLLGGVLKKAGEGARSTSGRAAVELAKPEVHAKITAYEELLDKHGLEPGEVALAWLLTRPGITAPIVGPRTAGQLASALRAVELELSQELLDGLDEIFPGPGPSPESFAW from the coding sequence ATGAAGTACACGCAGCTGGGACGCACAGGGCTCAAGGTCAGCCGGGTCACGCTCGGGACCATGAACTTCGGGCCGCTCACCGACGAACCCGAGAGCCACTCGCTCATGGACGCCGCGCTCGACGCGGGCGTCAACTACTTCGACACCGCCAACGTCTACGGACAGAGCGCGGGCAAGGGCCGCACCGAGGAGATCATCGGCACCTGGTTCGCGCGGGGCGGTGAGCGGCGCGACAAGGTCGTGCTCGCCACCAAGGTGTACGGGAACATGTCCGCCGAAGGGGAAGCGGTCTGGCCCAACCACGACCGGCTCTCCGCGGTCAGCATCCGCCGCGCCGTCGAGGCGTCGCTGAAGCGCCTCGGGACCGACTACATCGACATCTACCAGTTCCACCACATCGACCGGAACACCCCGTTCGACGAGATCTGGCAGGCGGTCGACGTCCTCGTACAGCAGGGGAAGATCCTCTACGCGGGGTCGAGCAACTTCCCCGGCTACAAGATCGCCCAGGCCAACGAGACCGCACGGCGGCGCGGCAGCTACGGCCTGGTCAGCGAGCAGTGCCTGTACAACCTCGCCGCGCGCGACGCCGAGATGGAGGTCATCCCGGCCGCCGAGGAGTACGGCATCGGCGTCATCCCGTGGTCACCGCTGCACGGCGGGCTGCTCGGGGGCGTCCTGAAGAAGGCGGGCGAGGGCGCGCGCAGCACCAGTGGCCGCGCCGCGGTCGAGCTCGCCAAGCCGGAGGTCCACGCGAAGATCACGGCGTACGAGGAGCTGCTCGACAAGCACGGTCTCGAACCCGGCGAGGTCGCGCTCGCCTGGCTGCTCACCCGGCCCGGGATCACCGCGCCGATCGTCGGCCCCCGCACCGCGGGCCAGCTGGCCTCCGCGCTGCGCGCCGTCGAGCTCGAACTCTCCCAGGAACTCCTCGACGGTCTCGACGAGATCTTCCCGGGGCCCGGCCCTTCGCCGGAGTCGTTCGCCTGGTAG
- a CDS encoding Uma2 family endonuclease, producing MFIAGNDSTGVTEEGDGALNQWFQSLDRTPFRDLGYVAESIEGAVIMTAQRQVHRQITHDIADQLRLKYPEKSPTSDRHIDFPGYMNTFVPDVVAVREGKAPAPNGRWRYADIDLVVEVPCDSTAHYDYGPKLHAYATAEVPLYFIADPTSAKCHLFSHPKDGDYRRRLTVAFGLDVDLAAAPIGLVLKTEDFPRD from the coding sequence GTGTTCATCGCGGGAAACGACAGCACCGGGGTCACTGAGGAGGGCGACGGAGCCCTGAACCAGTGGTTCCAGTCACTCGACCGGACCCCGTTCCGTGATCTCGGCTACGTCGCCGAGAGCATCGAGGGCGCGGTCATCATGACCGCGCAGCGGCAGGTCCACCGGCAGATCACTCACGACATCGCCGACCAGTTACGGCTCAAGTACCCGGAGAAGTCGCCGACTTCCGATCGGCACATCGACTTCCCCGGGTACATGAACACCTTCGTGCCCGACGTCGTAGCGGTCAGGGAAGGCAAGGCCCCGGCCCCGAACGGTCGCTGGCGCTACGCGGACATCGATCTGGTCGTAGAAGTCCCCTGCGACAGCACCGCGCACTACGACTACGGCCCCAAGCTGCACGCATACGCCACTGCCGAAGTCCCGCTCTACTTCATCGCCGACCCCACTTCGGCGAAGTGCCACCTCTTCTCCCACCCCAAGGACGGGGACTACCGGCGTCGGCTCACCGTGGCCTTCGGCCTGGACGTAGACCTCGCGGCAGCCCCCATCGGCCTCGTCCTCAAGACCGAAGACTTCCCCCGCGATTGA
- a CDS encoding DUF418 domain-containing protein, which produces MTTETAADKAAPSPRTELPPGERALAPDLARGLMLLLIVLSNTAFHLWKAKHGPSGWQPVDGGWVDHAVQFTMITTLDMRVYPLFAFLFGYGMTQLFLRRTAKGASERGTVAVLRRRSLCLIVIGLAHSTLLMAGDIVGYYGLLSLALGWLFLRRSDRALKWWIGIGAALLLFGALQPVVSALLNGELGSLGDAHAEPGSDAYAAGDPSWPDSAATRVESGLYVTFLAAPLSLVGGGFTIFLLGFWAARRRILEEPGRHLPLLRRTAVIGIAIGWLGALPAALAHIGALDVPDAAQSESGVLGLLRDLTGNAAGLGYVAAIALFTHWWTRRRPRRGARTITALSAVGKRSLSCYLTHSLLFAPLLAAWGLGLGAHLTSATMALVAVGVWLVTVAGAYAMERAGRRGPVETVLRRVMYRG; this is translated from the coding sequence ATGACGACAGAGACCGCCGCGGACAAGGCAGCGCCGTCCCCCCGCACCGAGCTGCCACCGGGCGAACGGGCCCTGGCCCCGGACCTCGCCCGGGGCCTGATGCTCCTGCTCATCGTGCTGTCCAACACCGCCTTCCACCTCTGGAAGGCGAAGCACGGGCCGTCCGGGTGGCAGCCCGTGGACGGCGGGTGGGTCGACCACGCCGTCCAGTTCACGATGATCACCACCCTCGACATGCGGGTGTACCCGCTCTTCGCGTTCCTCTTCGGGTACGGGATGACGCAGCTGTTCCTGCGGCGGACCGCGAAGGGCGCATCCGAGCGCGGCACGGTCGCCGTCCTGCGCCGCCGGAGCCTCTGTCTGATCGTCATCGGCCTCGCGCATTCCACCCTCCTGATGGCGGGTGACATCGTCGGGTACTACGGGCTGCTCAGCCTCGCCCTCGGCTGGCTCTTCCTGCGCCGCAGTGACCGGGCGCTGAAGTGGTGGATCGGGATCGGCGCCGCGCTGCTGCTCTTCGGGGCGCTGCAACCCGTCGTATCCGCCCTGCTCAACGGGGAGTTGGGCTCGCTCGGGGACGCCCACGCCGAGCCCGGTTCGGATGCCTACGCGGCGGGCGACCCGAGCTGGCCCGACTCCGCCGCCACCCGCGTGGAGAGCGGCCTCTACGTCACCTTCCTCGCCGCCCCGCTCTCCCTGGTCGGCGGCGGCTTCACCATCTTCCTGCTCGGGTTCTGGGCGGCGCGGCGCCGGATCCTGGAGGAGCCGGGACGCCACCTGCCCCTCCTGCGCCGCACCGCCGTCATCGGCATCGCGATCGGCTGGCTCGGCGCGCTGCCCGCGGCGCTCGCGCACATCGGCGCACTCGACGTGCCGGACGCCGCGCAGAGCGAGTCGGGGGTCCTGGGCCTGCTGCGCGACCTCACGGGGAACGCCGCGGGGCTCGGCTACGTCGCCGCGATCGCGCTCTTCACGCACTGGTGGACGCGCCGCCGCCCCCGCCGAGGCGCACGCACGATCACCGCCCTCTCCGCCGTCGGCAAACGCTCCCTCTCCTGCTACCTCACCCACTCCCTCCTCTTCGCCCCACTCCTCGCCGCCTGGGGCCTCGGCCTCGGCGCACACCTGACCAGCGCGACGATGGCACTCGTGGCGGTCGGGGTGTGGCTGGTGACGGTGGCGGGGGCGTACGCGATGGAGCGGGCGGGGCGACGGGGTCCTGTGGAGACGGTCTTGCGGCGGGTGATGTACCGGGGGTGA
- a CDS encoding AraC family transcriptional regulator — MDVVSDVISAVRAGRPVSHRVRVSGSWCSRIPSYDGVGFRVVLEGSCWVLPDDGSAPFTLAAGDVLLLPRGAGHIVADSPVDGPTVERATPFDEWLETHGLPLTRDAPLTHDARQPHGPGPAGPGASGSAGPGPSEPAGPALEMLCGKYQSSGAHAHPLLAEIPDIVHLPRRAGRHPELAAAIDLLGREAGASRPGADVVVPGLLDLLLVYMVRAWLADSAADSQCPARWPAALNDPVVAKALRLLHDSPETPWSNEELASRTGVSRATLARRFTSLVGRAPMAYLTWWRMSRAATLLRSTPASLDTVARQVGYSSPYALSHAFTRTFGTTPGRYRTRLARKEVMPSATTALPSGVRSVSTADSTAEENK, encoded by the coding sequence ATGGACGTCGTCAGCGATGTGATCTCGGCGGTGCGGGCCGGGCGGCCGGTCTCCCACCGCGTCAGGGTGTCGGGCTCCTGGTGCAGCAGGATCCCCTCGTACGACGGGGTGGGCTTCCGCGTGGTCCTGGAAGGGAGCTGCTGGGTGCTGCCGGACGACGGGAGCGCCCCCTTCACGCTGGCGGCGGGCGACGTGCTGCTGCTGCCGCGCGGGGCGGGACACATCGTCGCGGACTCCCCTGTGGACGGGCCCACGGTCGAGCGGGCGACCCCTTTCGACGAGTGGCTGGAGACGCACGGCCTGCCGCTGACGCGCGACGCGCCACTGACGCACGACGCACGGCAGCCCCACGGACCCGGTCCGGCCGGACCCGGTGCGTCCGGATCCGCGGGGCCCGGTCCGTCCGAACCCGCGGGCCCCGCCCTGGAAATGCTCTGCGGCAAGTACCAGTCGAGCGGCGCCCACGCGCACCCGCTCCTCGCCGAGATCCCCGACATCGTCCACCTGCCCCGCAGGGCGGGACGCCACCCGGAGCTCGCGGCCGCGATCGACCTGCTCGGCAGGGAGGCGGGCGCGTCCCGCCCCGGCGCCGACGTGGTCGTGCCCGGCCTCCTCGACCTGCTCCTGGTGTACATGGTGCGCGCCTGGCTCGCGGACTCCGCGGCCGACTCCCAGTGCCCGGCCCGCTGGCCCGCCGCGCTCAACGACCCGGTGGTCGCCAAGGCCCTGCGCCTGCTGCACGACTCCCCCGAAACCCCTTGGTCCAACGAGGAGTTGGCGTCCCGCACGGGCGTCTCCCGGGCCACTCTCGCCCGCCGCTTCACGTCCCTGGTGGGCCGCGCCCCCATGGCGTACCTCACCTGGTGGCGCATGTCGCGAGCGGCGACGCTCCTGCGCTCCACGCCCGCTTCCCTGGACACGGTGGCCCGCCAGGTCGGCTACAGCTCCCCGTACGCCCTGTCGCACGCGTTCACGCGCACGTTCGGCACGACACCGGGGCGCTACCGGACGCGATTGGCGCGAAAGGAAGTCATGCCCTCTGCGACGACGGCACTACCGTCCGGAGTCCGCTCGGTCTCGACGGCAGACTCGACGGCAGAGGAGAACAAGTGA
- a CDS encoding MBL fold metallo-hydrolase, with product MSEFTEERIVLGDIEVRRVVELDALPFETDAIVPDMPDSVWRENADRLAPDHWDPVTGNALAAIQSWVLRSEGLTVLVDTGVGNGRVRPGVPPFEHLDTPYLDRLAATGVRPEDVDVVVNTHLHADHVGWNTRAQDGDWVPTFPNASYLIPAADHAHFGPGRGGEVPPELRAAFADSVEPVVRAGQAVLWEGAHRIDARLTLEAAPGHTPGSAVLRLASGGDRAVFVGDLLHTPAQLFEPGCSSCFCENPKESAESRVRVLGRAADEGELLVPAHFRGAGVAQVARAGGKFSISRWGA from the coding sequence ATGAGTGAATTCACCGAAGAGCGGATCGTGTTGGGCGATATCGAGGTCCGTCGGGTCGTGGAGCTGGACGCACTGCCCTTCGAGACCGACGCGATCGTCCCGGACATGCCGGACTCCGTGTGGCGCGAGAACGCGGACCGGCTCGCGCCCGACCACTGGGACCCGGTGACCGGCAACGCGCTCGCGGCCATACAGAGCTGGGTGCTGCGCAGCGAGGGGCTCACCGTCCTGGTCGACACGGGCGTCGGCAACGGCAGGGTGCGGCCGGGTGTGCCGCCCTTCGAGCACCTCGACACCCCCTATCTGGACCGGCTCGCCGCGACGGGGGTGCGCCCCGAGGACGTCGACGTCGTCGTCAACACCCATCTGCACGCCGATCACGTCGGCTGGAACACCCGCGCGCAGGACGGCGATTGGGTCCCCACCTTCCCCAACGCCAGCTACCTCATTCCGGCCGCCGACCACGCCCATTTCGGTCCGGGGCGCGGGGGCGAGGTCCCCCCGGAGCTCCGGGCGGCCTTCGCCGACAGCGTCGAGCCCGTCGTACGGGCCGGGCAGGCCGTGCTGTGGGAGGGCGCGCACCGCATCGACGCGCGCCTCACCCTGGAGGCCGCGCCCGGTCACACCCCCGGTTCGGCCGTGCTGAGGCTGGCGTCCGGCGGCGACAGGGCCGTCTTCGTCGGCGACCTCCTGCACACTCCCGCGCAGCTCTTCGAGCCCGGCTGCAGCAGCTGCTTCTGCGAGAACCCGAAGGAGTCCGCCGAGAGCCGCGTACGGGTGCTCGGGCGGGCCGCCGACGAGGGGGAACTCCTGGTGCCCGCGCACTTCCGCGGGGCAGGAGTGGCTCAAGTGGCGCGCGCGGGCGGCAAGTTCAGCATCAGCCGGTGGGGCGCGTGA
- a CDS encoding GDSL-type esterase/lipase family protein — MLRFMFVGDSMTIGSAGEHTWRYRMWHHLRDTLGDEGFAVVGPRTALHDKATGEPLSHDYADAAADFPRHHLAGWGEGWQHLAPQIAGALTRDPADVLLVSLGLIDLGFYTNAEQTAHNVHAFVERARAANPRIRLVLLPVIPNIRAESDAPFAAEVARFNELLAKAVANLDTGTSPLLLASRPPSYDIHLDTYDGTHPNASGEHKLAGAFADAMAQAWGIGGPYAGVAARPEAVTRPEAAVTRPTG; from the coding sequence ATGCTCAGGTTCATGTTCGTCGGCGACTCGATGACGATCGGAAGCGCCGGTGAACACACCTGGCGATACCGGATGTGGCACCACCTGCGGGACACCCTCGGCGACGAGGGCTTCGCCGTGGTGGGCCCGCGCACGGCCCTGCACGACAAGGCGACGGGCGAGCCCCTCTCCCACGACTACGCGGACGCCGCCGCCGACTTCCCCCGCCACCACCTCGCGGGCTGGGGCGAGGGCTGGCAGCACCTGGCCCCGCAGATCGCGGGCGCGCTGACCCGCGACCCCGCCGACGTGCTCCTCGTCTCGCTCGGCCTGATCGACCTCGGCTTCTACACGAACGCGGAGCAGACCGCGCACAACGTCCACGCCTTCGTCGAGCGCGCCCGCGCGGCGAACCCGCGGATCCGGCTGGTCCTGCTCCCCGTGATCCCCAACATCCGCGCCGAGTCGGACGCGCCCTTCGCCGCCGAGGTCGCCCGCTTCAACGAGCTCCTCGCCAAGGCGGTGGCGAACCTGGACACCGGGACCTCGCCGCTGCTCCTCGCCTCGCGCCCGCCGTCGTACGACATCCATCTCGACACGTACGACGGCACGCACCCCAACGCGAGCGGCGAGCACAAGCTGGCCGGGGCCTTCGCGGACGCGATGGCGCAGGCGTGGGGGATCGGCGGCCCCTACGCCGGGGTGGCCGCCCGACCCGAGGCGGTCACCCGACCCGAAGCGGCGGTCACGCGCCCCACCGGCTGA